Proteins found in one Planococcus citri chromosome 2, ihPlaCitr1.1, whole genome shotgun sequence genomic segment:
- the LOC135838055 gene encoding barH-like 1 homeobox protein — protein MQNQNKTSFFIKDILGEESEDRFENSLSDDKSDDEFVDEASYDEGISSVASTNNMVYLMHSTNQHLLSSSKKQDDMNSMVTSTRGRKPRRRRTAFTHAQLAYLERKFRCQKYLSVADRSDVADALNLSETQVKTWYQNRRTKWKRQNQMRLEQLRQQTSVENDLLHRVPSSSQSENVCCSPFQNTSASAAACNFLTTAAAIFRNVTYVHSCQL, from the exons ATGCAAAATCAGAATAAAACGTCGTTTTTTATTAAAGATATATTAGGAGAAGAATCCGAAGATAGATTTG AGAATAGTCTTAGCGATGATAAAAGCGACGACGAGTTCGTTGACGAGGCTTCCTACGACGAAGGCATCTCTTCGGTCGCCTCCACCAATAACATGGTTTACTTGATGCATTCGACTAATCAGCACTTATTATCATCATCGAAGAAACAAGACGATATGAATTCTATGGTCACGTCAACCAGAGGCAGAAAACCTCGCAGGAGAAGAACAGCCTTCACTCATGCTCAATTGGCCTATCTAGAAAGGAAATTCCGATGTCAAAAGTATCTCTCGGTGGCTGATCGCAGCGACGTAGCGGACGCGTTAAATTTATCCGAAACTCAAGTCAAAACGTGGTACCAAAATCGAAG AACGAAATGGAAACGGCAGAATCAAATGCGACTAGAACAGCTTAGACAGCAGACATCGGTAGAAAACGATCTTCTGCACAGAGTACCGTCGTCATCGCAATCCGAAAATGTGTGCTGTTCGCCTTTTCAGAACACCTCGGCGTCGGCCGCAGCTTGTAATTTTTTAACCACCGCCGCCGCTATTTTTAGAAACGTCACATACGTTCACAGCTGCCAATTGTAA